A single region of the Nicotiana sylvestris chromosome 6, ASM39365v2, whole genome shotgun sequence genome encodes:
- the LOC104219896 gene encoding protein FLOWERINGUS T-like: MLRANPLVVSGVIGDVLDPFTKSVDFDVVYNNNVQVYNGCGLRPSQIVNQPRVDIAGDDFRTFYTLVMVDPDAPTPSNPNLREYLHWLVTDIPATTEATFGNEIVSYERPQPSLGIHRYIFVLFRQLDREVVNAPDIIDSRENFNTRDFARFHGLNLPVAAVYFNCNREGGTGGRRL, translated from the exons ATGTTAAGAGCAAATCCTTTAGTAGTATCTGGTGTAATAGGAGATGTATTGGATCCATTTACAAAGTCTGTAGACTTTGATGTGGTTTACAATAATAATGTGCAGGTCTACAATGGCTGTGGATTGAGGCCTTCACAAATTGTCAACCAACCTAGGGTTGACATTGCAGGAGATGATTTTCGCACTTTTTACACTCTG GTTATGGTGGATCCAGATGCTCCAACCCCGAGCAACCCAAATCTGAGGGAGTATCTCCATTG GCTGGTCACAGATATCCCTGCAACCACAGAAGCAACCTTTG GCAATGAAATTGTAAGTTATGAGAGACCACAACCTTCATTGGGAATTCATCGCTATATTTTCGTGTTGTTTCGGCAATTGGATCGAGAGGTTGTGAATGCTCCTGATATAATTGATTCTCGTGAGAATTTTAACACTAGAGACTTTGCAAGGTTTCACGGTCTCAATTTGCCTGTTGCCGCTGTTTACTTCAATTGCAATAGGGAAGGCGGTACCGGTGGCCGTCGCCTATAA